In Mangifera indica cultivar Alphonso chromosome 7, CATAS_Mindica_2.1, whole genome shotgun sequence, the genomic window AAATAGCAGAAATCATAGATGCTGAAATTGCGGCCTTAGTACCAGGGTGGAAGAGGGGACCGGGGATAGGAGAAAGCCCACATTGCAGTAGTTTCTGTCACAGTTTTTCCTATGGTTGCTTACGAGATTTTGTTGCATCAGATCATTCTGGAACCAAGAACCTTCAGGATCTTCAGTGTTCTAAACATGGAACTGCTGCTTTCCATGGACGATTTGAAGAGATTACATACCAAGTTGGTGAGGCAGAACAATGTGGTAAAGGAGTGGCTGCATCAAGAGAATCTGATGCCATCCATTATGCAGATATCTGGGCTGAGCGAGAAGGACCAGATATAAGTTCTCTAGGTTCAAGAGACATCCACTGTGATGCGGTGGGTGAAACATTGGACAAATCAACCCTGGGAATGGAAGAGAAGATTATAAATATGGATGGTCAAAGTGAATCTAGTTCAAGAAATTCTTTCTCCATGTACTCTTCAgaggaatgttgttttttagATGATTATGAAAATGAGATTAGGAGAGAGCTAAGGTGGCTTAAAGCGAAGCATCAAATGCAGTTGAGGGAGCTTAGAGATCAAGAATTAGTTGTCAAATCCAAATCTTCCAGCTCAACCCTGATTTCTGATGACAAAGAGCATGTGAAAGATCACAACACTTCTCTATCACCAGTTTTACACAGAAGTGAAAACAGTAAACCCCTCCAGAGATCAATGTCCTCTAAAAAGTTAACTTCATCTCTCCCTGTTAAAGATGTGAAGAAATGTGGTAGTTTGGCCAACCAAAGGGTCCAAAGTTATGAACCACTCAACTGGCCTTGTAGTCCGGAGTCGATGATCACTGACAATAACTACTATTCAGGAGCCTTGCTTCCACACTCCCTCCACAGGGCAACTTCTCTTCCAGTTGATGCTGTAGATGTTTGAAAGCCTGTAAAGTTGTCTAAAACTTCACCAGCTTTACCCTGTTCTGAGATCATGTCGATGGATATGCTTGCACAAGCAGAAATGTAACCCTTTTTCGGAGTATCTAAAGCCTGTCTCCACTACCTGTGCTTTTTGAAGGTGAATATCTCAGTTAATCTACATTACCCACTAATGATAATATCAAACTAAACCAGGTTTTCTGAAGCCTGTTCCATTTACCAGAAGGAGAGAAATCTTTTATGTTCTTAACACCAGTATTTAGAAAtcgaaaaacataaaattttgctgtttggaagataaatagtagacaaattaaatgaaatttacaaatttagtttgtgtataaataataatatattattatgtaatttaataaataaaaattaaaaataaaataatatttaattatatattaataataattatttgtgacctgatttgttaaatataaataaatgtgcCCAGTGAAGCATCTATTCccgggaaaaaaaaaaaaaaaaaagaaactgtcTGGCAAAGCCAGATAAGTGGTTTCACAAACCATCAAGCTGTGGAGTGAGGTGggtgaaaactgaaaaaaaaaccACTCTTGTTTTTACAAAACAGCTTTTCATCATGTTAGATCCCAGGATTTCTTCACCTAAAATCCACTCTAGATACCCTTGTCCCGTCCATTTTTATCACGCGCTTCTTCCTGCGTTTGTACTTCACTTTTTCTTTCAACTAAATAGcagataaataataatcatcCTATGTCTCCCTGTAACCCAAACTTACACTACAGCAGTCAAACCGTAAAAACAGCCACCTGCATCATCTCAATCCTCCCTGATCTTGCCACCTCACTACTCGAACCACTTCTGGATTACGTGGCTACATCACATAAGATTTACGAGATCCAGCTCCGTATCGTAAAACGAGATTTGGAGGGACATCCATGTGGAAAATAATTTACCCAGAATAtgtataaaagataaattttaaataattaaaataattaattaattaaagaaattaagagAGATATTAGTACATAATTGTTAGAGAGCCATTATAAGCCAAACCCCAagactctctctctctgccTTTCTCTGTATCTTGTTGCTTTCTCCGGGAAATTGTTACGTCAGCCATCGGTCGCCAAATCTTTCCTTAACGGAATCGTGTCAGCCCGCCGAGGTATTGTTCATAGCAGATTTTGCGTTGCCGAAGCGGTTCGTGTAATGTGAAAATCTGAAGCGTTCTatttcgttttttctattttcctgtTTGGAATTTATGGTTTTAGTTCTCCTTCAGATCTGGTAGTTTTTGGTTTGAGATTATGGTTGTGAGAGATTTAGGGTTTATAATGActttctttgttttggttttggagAATAATTTGGGATGGTGATGAATTTTGATTggaacttttcaaatttagcgTTTCTTGTGTGTTTTAACGTGAATTTGGAATGCTTAGGagcaaatatttttaaatttaggggttTGTGTTGATCATTGGCATTTATGGCTGAGAGCAGGAGATCTGGCGACCAACCAGGTATCTTTATGAAGAATAGGAGCTCTTCAGGTTGTTTAATTGTCAGAAAGAAGAGCGAGGATATTAGTGTGCCTGGTTCCTCTGGTACTCGAAATGTTTTTGagtcaaaaaaggaaaaaaagaggcCTAGGATGGTTATGAGCGATTCTGGGTCCAGTGATGAGCTGTTAATGCCACCGGGTAGAAGGTTGGGTGCTGAGACGTTAAGAGTTTGTAATGGTTTGAGTGGCGTAGAGAAGGGTGGTGTGGAACAGAGTGAGTTCAGAAGGAAGAGGGATAGGGATAGGGTGGAGCGAGTTAGGcataatgatgatgatttgattGGTAGAAATGAGGGGTATAGTGATAGGAAGAGGAATAGCTTAGATGTCTTTGAATTTGATGAGTATGATGGGGTAGATGGGGAAATGATGAGGAGGCGGAAGCATTTGGAAAATAGCAGAGTGGATATCGGAGGAAGAAGGTTTTTGGGGATGACTATGGCAGGAAGCGGGATTGAGAGTCAATTTGATACTAGTTCAAGTAGATGTGTTgttgataagagaaaaaatttgtaTCTTGCAAGGACAACTAGCTTTAATCAGGGTGGCGTGAATAGGTTTGGGATGGATAGGGATGCAGGTAGGATGCCTATACCACTGTTGAGAGAGAAGTATACGGGAGATTCAGATGAACCCATTAGGCTTCAGGGGAAAAATGGGGTTCTAAAGGTTATGgtgaacaagaagaaaaagatgggTGAGTCTGTGAAAAAATATGATCACTTGGATTCTGAGGAAAACCTAAATAGTTTTAGAGACAGGAAGAGGAATGTGCCTATACAGCCTCCATCTTATTTAGAAACAGAAGTTCTTGAGAAACCTTCTTCATTTGTTAGGAccaagaaaaatcaaattaatttgcaaAAATCTCTGTCACCCAAGAAGAGTAAGGATGCTGACTCTGATTCAGATGAAAGTGATACTGCATTGAAACTCAGATCAAAGAGAATAGAAGCACGCACATCCAAGAAAGAGGATAGCTCTGAAAGTGAAAAAACTCCTGCTGGAAATCTCACATTAACTGTTACCGAAGAAAGAAAAGTTAGACGTGGTAGTGGCACGGAAAAACAAAAACTACGTGAAAGGATAAGGGGGATGCTTGTGGAGGCAGGTTGGACAATAGATTACAGGCCTAGGAGGAACAGAGACTACCTTGATGCAGTGTACATTAACCCGTCTGGAACAGCTTACTGGTCCATTATCAAGGCATATGATGCACTTTTGAAACAATTAAATGTTGACGAAGAAGATATCAAACCAAATGTTGATGGTTCTCCATTTGCTCCATTGTCAGATGAAGTCCTTAGCCAATTAACTCGAAAAACACGAAAGAAGAttgagaaagaaatgaaaaagaagcaaAGAGATGGCAGTCAGAGTGTGAACACTAGAGAAGCTGCTGCCAAGAGATCTTCAAGTACCAGGCTTGATGAGGAGAGCATGGGCAGCATTAGCCATGAGGAGAAACTAAGTTCATTTTTAAAGCAGGGTGGTAAATCATCAAAGAGTAGAATGAATGAGAATGGTGTTGTTAGCCAGAACTCAAAAGGTCAGAGTTCTGCCCATAATTTGCATGATGGTGATGAAAAACCTACTTCTGCATCCAATTCTCGTTTATTGCATGGAAGGAAAAGTAGAAAACTTGGCAGATGTACTTTGTTGGTTCGTAGTTCCAATGAGGGGCCAAATTCGGAGACTGATGGATTTGTTCCATTTTCTGGAAAGCGTACACTGCTTTCTTGGCTGATTGACTCGGGGACTGTGCAATTGAGCCAAAAGGTGCAGTATATGAATCGTCGTCGAACGAAAGTGATGTTGGAGGGCTGGGTTACTAGAGATGGCATTCATTGTGGTTGTTGCAGTAAGATACTCACagtttcaaagtttgagattCATGCGGGAAGCAAATTGCGCCAGCCATTTCAAAACATTTATTTGGACTCTGGGGTTTCCCTTCTGCAATGCCAAATTGATGCATGGAATAAACAAGAGAATTCTGAGCGCATAGGTTTTGACACTGTGGACATTGACGGGGATGATCCAAATGATGATACTTGTGGCATTTGTGGAGATGGTGGGGATTTGATCTGCTGTGATGGTTGTCCTTCCACGTTTCATCAGAACTGCCTAGATATACAGGTATGTCTACATTAGTTTTGGTAGTCATATATGAGGGTACTCTTTGTTTTGTCAATGCTTTCCTTCGGTATTCTGTTGTGGGGTAATGTGCTATTTGAATACAGGTTAGGAATAAAGCAAAAGGCCTGTGAAGGTGAAAAGTTTTGAGGGTAACTTGTGGAGCTATAACATTGTTTAGTTTAAAGTCATGGTGTGAGATGGCCTCTAATGTATTTTTTACGccatatatatgaatatttttggGAATTatgaaagtaaaaatatttaggaGTTGAGCAGAGGAAGAAATTATTAGAGAATGCTTAGATAATTTGAGTTGTTCTTTTAGGTTGGTAGAATATTCTTTCTGGTGCTAACATTTATATGTAGGACTAAGATAGGTGGTGATTACCAAAGGAAAGTTGCCAGTTATTTTTTGTGGTTAAGAAGAATTGGGGATGTTTAAACATCCTTAGCCAATCATTTTGATACTTGCTGCTCTGGTAGATAGCATGCTTTCATGCAGGAATTGTCTGTTGGATATTGCGCATGATATTTTGGGTTGTCAGTGTCAATAGCTTGAACTAACCGGCTCAAATGTTTGGCCATTCACAGTGTAGTTGTATCATGATGAATTATTACCCTTTTTCTTGTTTAGTGATATAATGATTAGAACTAGGTATTAATGTTTGTTTTTGGAGGCTGTACCCCCTTGAGCAGGGATAAAATTTACTCCAACTAAGTTGTGAAAGCAAGCTAAATCAATTTACATGTGACAATGTTGTACTTGTGGAGTGGATTCACTTCGTGGTTATGGATGATAAAATTGGTTTTCTTAGTATTTAATCTTGTGAAGTACTCGtgtttatttaaatctttcatattgCAGATGCTTCCGGTTGGTGATTGGCACTGTCCAAATTGTACCTGCAAGTTTTGTGGTTCAGCTGGTGAGGATATTGATGAAGGAAGTGGTAAAACAACTTGTTCATTACTTACCTGCAGCATGTGTGAGAAAAAATGtacagttttctttttctgcttTTGCAAATCTC contains:
- the LOC123220893 gene encoding probable serine/threonine-protein kinase WNK9 isoform X3, with product MGLLYLHSRNPPVIHRDLKCDNIFVNGNQGEVKIGDLGLAAILRRSHAACCVGTPEFMAPEVYAEEYNELVDIYSFGMCVLEMITFEYPYSECNHPAQIYKKVVSGKKPEALYKIRDPEVRQFIEKCLATVTSRLPARELLRDPFLQIDEHDCDSRPILYQSDCDEIGPFLRQPLNGNHHTGSSLGNGYVNYIGYDPENDLDYHPLNEIDDLTCQEDDHLSGSDISIKGKRRENGGIFLTLRISDQEGCIRNIYFPFDIEADTALSVATEMVSELDITDQDVKKIAEIIDAEIAALVPGWKRGPGIGESPHCSSFCHSFSYGCLRDFVASDHSGTKNLQDLQCSKHGTAAFHGRFEEITYQVGEAEQCGKGVAASRESDAIHYADIWAEREGPDISSLGSRDIHCDAVGETLDKSTLGMEEKIINMDGQSESSSRNSFSMYSSEECCFLDDYENEIRRELRWLKAKHQMQLRELRDQELVVKSKSSSSTLISDDKEHVKDHNTSLSPVLHRSENSKPLQRSMSSKKLTSSLPVKDVKKCGSLANQRVQSYEPLNWPCSPESMITDNNYYSGALLPHSLHRATSLPVDAVDV
- the LOC123220892 gene encoding uncharacterized protein LOC123220892, which translates into the protein MAESRRSGDQPGIFMKNRSSSGCLIVRKKSEDISVPGSSGTRNVFESKKEKKRPRMVMSDSGSSDELLMPPGRRLGAETLRVCNGLSGVEKGGVEQSEFRRKRDRDRVERVRHNDDDLIGRNEGYSDRKRNSLDVFEFDEYDGVDGEMMRRRKHLENSRVDIGGRRFLGMTMAGSGIESQFDTSSSRCVVDKRKNLYLARTTSFNQGGVNRFGMDRDAGRMPIPLLREKYTGDSDEPIRLQGKNGVLKVMVNKKKKMGESVKKYDHLDSEENLNSFRDRKRNVPIQPPSYLETEVLEKPSSFVRTKKNQINLQKSLSPKKSKDADSDSDESDTALKLRSKRIEARTSKKEDSSESEKTPAGNLTLTVTEERKVRRGSGTEKQKLRERIRGMLVEAGWTIDYRPRRNRDYLDAVYINPSGTAYWSIIKAYDALLKQLNVDEEDIKPNVDGSPFAPLSDEVLSQLTRKTRKKIEKEMKKKQRDGSQSVNTREAAAKRSSSTRLDEESMGSISHEEKLSSFLKQGGKSSKSRMNENGVVSQNSKGQSSAHNLHDGDEKPTSASNSRLLHGRKSRKLGRCTLLVRSSNEGPNSETDGFVPFSGKRTLLSWLIDSGTVQLSQKVQYMNRRRTKVMLEGWVTRDGIHCGCCSKILTVSKFEIHAGSKLRQPFQNIYLDSGVSLLQCQIDAWNKQENSERIGFDTVDIDGDDPNDDTCGICGDGGDLICCDGCPSTFHQNCLDIQMLPVGDWHCPNCTCKFCGSAGEDIDEGSGKTTCSLLTCSMCEKKYHKLCMQDMDAAPVDSNCSVTSFCGQMCRELFEHLQKYLGVKHELEVGFSWSLIHRTDEDSDTMFKGLPQRVESNSKLAVALAVMDECFLPIVDRRSGVNSIHNVLYNSGSNFNRLNYSGFYTAILERGDEIISAASIRFHGTQLAEMPFIGTRHIYRRQGMCRRLFCALESALNSLKVKILVIPAIAELMHTWTGIFGFTPLEESLKQEMRSLNMLVFPGIDMLQKLILEKKGVKEKIKARTGSQQTESEAKADVAPEVANESNIDSLAEHDPGKCEAKAVVTPEVENESDIDSSAEHDPDKCADSGLIHANLINGMVAATDSDSKCLDVSLNGTSVLSGSSDAPTNVLDKNHDMQTELNSPVKEHPQSCKEVDMVDAHSIDTDIASHEVKMPASDDPVKDGTHPCREDDGCNTDNKTAVSDEVKIPISVAGSSIVVSPGEGKSSEPATEEFPVSKASHDKLQIKQSLLHSPFQDRIQSHEKGNLGKLDKLSRTNSVPCPRETTAENTTEASDEISVHASSSM